One Bacteroidia bacterium genomic window, TGAGTGGTCGGAAGCGGTTAAATATCAATGCGGCTCTCAATGCCTCTGCTCCGCAGGAAGTAGTGGTACGTTTTGATGAAAGCATTGACGCAGAAAGCACTTGGAAGGTCTATGAACAACTGCTTGAACTTCATCCAGATAAAGAATTCATTGATGTGGTTTGTGATAATGCCCGTTATTACAAAAATAAAACTTTGCAAGAAAGGCTAAAAGGTACAAAAATCAAACAGATTTTTCTGCCTGCTTACTCGCCCAATTTGAACTTGATTGAGCGTTTATGGAAGTTTATGCGAAAGAAGGTCATAGATAGTTGTTTTTACCGAAAGTT contains:
- a CDS encoding IS630 family transposase yields the protein ELVKELERNLYHSSKEVVCWIQERWGIVYSLEGCVKLLHRLGFSYKKTKLFPCEADKERQEAFIEELGSIKETLGEKSVLYFMDACHPQHNTRSSYAWIKTGTEYELPSVSGRKRLNINAALNASAPQEVVVRFDESIDAESTWKVYEQLLELHPDKEFIDVVCDNARYYKNKTLQERLKGTKIKQIFLPAYSPNLNLIERLWKFMRKKVIDSCFYRK